A single region of the Metarhizium brunneum chromosome 6, complete sequence genome encodes:
- the epp-1 gene encoding Endopolyphosphatase: MPGPAFWLQAQTFLALSCGVISSPILGDLPQKTLQYESQPHQELQSRKLNGRFLHITDFHPDEFYKPHTSTEDGIACHRGNGMAGTYGAEKTDCDSPFSLVDATFQWIQENIKDDIDFVIWTGDTARHDSDEAHPRTDKTVLDSNKVVTDKIIKTFSSPEGKLEVPIIPTFGNNDFLPHNIMYPGPNHWFAAYGEIWDRFIPEEQRHSFQFGGWFHVDVIPGKLTVFSLNTMYFFDRNAAVDGCALPSEPGYKHMEWLRVQLDLMRKTGTKAILMGHVPPARTDSKQNWDETCWQRYTLWLQKYRDVVIASLFGHMNIDHFLLSDTKDIDLDVAAGQSPAARSIFRKSINESELSAQGKEDYLLELRDIWGDIPGSAIEVLNEEDDHAEVDTEKKKKKKNGFKKIGGKYAERYQLSFISPSVVPNYFPTMRVFEYNVTGLENATVWKEKNATEKVQSTENLELRFVGIEKKKKGKKGKKGKEGKQKPKDPNLIIPDDPPKTALPGPAYYPQQFTLTGYTQYFANLTHINNDQPGLDGVEGSKWHDGNHGDKKPIHKPAQPRKFQFEVEYSTFDDKQFKLKDLTVRSYLHLAYRMGQRSKNNEIAEGDGASGDIDADKKKKKKKNKEKNKTWLHWLNFAFVSAVSEDDLEEM; the protein is encoded by the exons ATGCCTGGTCCAGCCTTTTGGCTGCAAGCCCAGACATTTCTGGCACTGAGCTGTGGCGTCATTTCGTCGCCAATTTTGGGCGACCTGCCCCAAAAGACCCTGCAATATGAGTCGCAGCCGCATCAAGAGTTACAGTCACGCAAGCTCAATGGTCGGTTCCTGCATATAACAG ACTTTCACCCTGATGAGTTTTACAAGCCTCACACATCAACCGAAGACGGTATCGCGTGCCATCGCGGCAATGGCATGGCTGGGACGTATGGAGCAGAAAAAACGGACTGCGACTCGCCATTTTCCCTCGTGGACGCCACCTTTCAATGGATACAAGAGAATATCAAGGACGACATTGATTTTGTAATATGGACAGGCGACACGGCGCGACACGACAGCGATGAAGCGCATCCGCGAACCGACAAGACTGTCCTCGATAGCAACAAGGTCGTTACTGATAAAATCATCAAGACTTTCAGCTCACCTGAGGGGAAGCTTGAGGTTCCCATAATACCGACATTCGGAAACAATGATTTTCTTCCTCACAACATTATGTATCCTGGCCCTAATCACTGGTTCGCCGCTTATGGGGAGATTTGGGATCGGTTCATCCCGGAGGAGCAGCGCCATTCTTTCCAATTCGGCGGCTGGTTCCATGTTGACGTCATCCCCGGAAAGCTTACAGTCTTTAGTCTCAACACAATGTACTTCTTTGACCGTAATGCTGCTGTGGATGGTTGCGCGCTACCGTCCGAGCCCGGGTACAAGCATATGGAATGGCTTCGGGTGCAGTTGGATCTTATGCGAAAGACGGGCACGAAAGCTATCCTTATGGGTCACGTCCCACCCGCAAGAACCGACAGCAAGCAGAATTGGGATGAAACTTGCTGGCAGCGATATACCCTATGGCTTCAAAAGTACCGGGACGTTGTTATCGCCTCGTTATTTGGCCACATGAATATCGATCACTTCCTTCTGAGCGACACCAAGGATATCGACTTGGATGTGGCAGCGGGTCAGAGTCCTGCCGCACGTAGCATCTTTCGAAAGTCGATCAACGAGTCCGAGCTTTCAGCCCAAGGTAAAGAGGACTACCTCCTAGAGCTGCGAGACATTTGGGGCGACATTCCTGGTTCCGCCATTGAAGTGCTTAATGAAGAGGATGACCACGCCGAGGTCGATactgagaagaagaaaaagaagaagaatggctTCAAGAAGATTGGGGGAAAGTATGCCGAACGATATCAGCTTTCCTTCATCAGTCCAAGTGTGGTACCCAATTACTTTCCAACCATGCGAGTTTTCGAATACAACGTGACTGGGCTGGAAAATGCTACTGTTTGGAAGGAAAAGAATGCAACGGAGAAAGTGCAGTCGACTGAGAATTTGGAGCTGCGATTCGTTGGcattgaaaagaaaaagaaggggaagaaggggaagaaaggaaaggagGGAAAACAAAAGCCCAAGGACCCAAACTTGATCATCCCAGACGATCCTCCCAAAACAGCGCTACCTGGGCCAGCCTATTACCCACAGCAGTTTACCTTGACAGGGTACACTCAATACTTTGCCAACCTCACTCACATCAACAATGATCAACCTGGCTTAGACGGCGTCGAAGGATCTAAATGGCATGATGGCAACCACGGTGACAAGAAACCGATACACAAGCCAGCTCAACCACGCAAATTCCAATTCGAGGTCGAGTACAGCACATTCGATGACAAACAGTTCAAACTCAAGGACTTGACCGTCCGAAGCTATCTGCATCTGGCATACCGCATGGGTCAGCGCAGCAAAAACAATGAGATTGCAGAAGGTGATGGGGCCAGTGGTGACATAGATGCGgataagaaaaagaagaagaagaagaacaaggagaagaacaagactTGGCTACACTGGCTCAACTTTGCCTTTGTTTCAGCTGTGTCAGAAGACGATTTGGAAGAGATGTAG